The stretch of DNA TACGGCCTGACGAAACATAACGGATGGCGGATAATCTGCAAACGAAGGACATTAATGCTAAAGACGTCAATTACACAATTAGTACCGGTCAGCTGGGCTACACGGCTCGGACGCTGACACAGCGACGTTCACATCTAGGGTCACGAGCAACGAATACAACTCCGCGAGCAAGGCATATGGGGCGGTCGTGCTTGCTGTAGATTATTGCACCACATAACATGGTGGCGGAATGTCATACGAAAATTCTATCTCAAATCGGCGGTCTTCGCATTTGTACCTCTACCGAGCAAGTTCGTCTTTGCCTTCGAACTCAACCAGATACGGGTCTCGTGCCAGTGCTACATAAGCCGGTCGGCTCAGACTTCGTCCTGCAACATCAATATCCGTCTTGATATCTGCAATCAAGCTCTCTTTGCTGACATAATCCAATTCCGGACGAATGAACCCCAAAATCAACAAATTCATATGACTGCCATAAAAATCTGTATCGAAGTCTTGCATGATATGTACTTCCACACTTCGGACTGTGTTCTTGTAGAAGGGGTTCCAGCCTATTGACATCACCATTGGGTAGACTGTTCCTTGGGTTGATGATGTGCTTGGTGTTTCGCCGTTTGAGAGAATGGATTGGAGGTTTTTGTGGACGTCGGATGTCATGAGTTTGTAACTTGAGATGTCGCTTGGTGGGTTTTGTTGAGTTGCACTGCAGGTGGAAATTCCGGCCCAGCCGTAGTAGACTCCTGATTCGAGGTTTTCGTTTCCGCCGACGGAGAGGCCTTCGATGGGGATGTTGGCGGTGGGGATGCCGAGCTGGGGGAGGGATTGTCAGTTTGTGATACATTTTTGCTCCAAATACGATAGAGAAAAATCGTGAAAGGCCCAGAGTCGTTCATGTGATAGCATATCGACGATATGGGTAGACTGGGAACGACGATCCATTTGTCATGACTCAGGCGGCTCACTACAGGTGCGATGGGAAGAGGATCTTGCACGTACGTCTTTACTCCCACGGCCGAAACCTTTGATGACCTTGCCATCGAGTTTGAGGGGAAATGGAGGTTCGGGCCCGTTCTCATTGCCCACAACAGTGGGACGTGGCTCGCCTGATTTCATGTTTGCGGCTTGTCAATGTCCTGCGTACGGCGTGTCCTCGGCTCTGCCGGATTTTGAACAGGGAGCGTTTCTTGAACGTTTCAAGGTATCGCGGCAATGGATTGAATGTCGAGCACCTGCAGTCAATGTTGGAGCAGAAGGAAAATGGCAGGAAACTCGAGCTGTGAAGTCGCAATCGTCAGAGATGTTGCGTCTTAAGTCCGGCTTTCGTCCGGCCGAGTTGCTCCACTCGCATTGCTGTTGACTCGACCATGCATTTGAGGTAGCATAACATTCCTAGCATAACAACATGGAACAATCAGTATGGGCAGACTCGAAGGTGGCAGAAAATGACGCACAGGAATCGACAAGCGCTTTCGCGCAGACTGGTTCACAGCAGGATGACCTATTCGACGATGTCGTTCCCGTTCCCGAGCAGGAATCAATGCGATTGCGATCAGACGACGACCTGTTCAGCGAAGACTTCACACCTGTGCCACAGGCTCAAGTAGAGCCAGCGAAACCATCGCCGCCTGATGCGCGTCCTACCGAAGCTCCAGCAACGCGAGGCAGAGGACGGGGAAGAGGTCGAGGCTCTCGCGAGGGCAAAGATGGGCAGACGAGGAATACGCCACAAACACGCGGGAGAGACAATACTGGTCCCAGGGCGAGACGTACCGACGATGCGGGTACAAGCAGCACCACGTCACAGCCGCAGACACAAACACAAAACCAAGCGCCAGAGAACGCACCTGCCGGACCACGGCGAGGTGGCGCTCGCGCTGTTCGTGGTGACCGGCAGGACACAGGTGGTGTCCGCAGACCCAAATTGACCGAGGAAGAACTGGCAGAGAAGATGGCTCGCATCCAAATCAAGAATGCATCATTAACTGCAGCACATGCTCGAGCAGAGGCCGACGCAGCATCGTTCGCCGAGCGCGAACAACAAGCAAAGAAAGTGGCCGAGGAGCGAAGAAGTCAGGAAAAACGAGATCGTCAACAAATGATGGGCGAGCGAGAG from Cercospora beticola chromosome 1, complete sequence encodes:
- a CDS encoding uncharacterized protein (BUSCO:EOG092659OC); protein product: MKSGEPRPTVVGNENGPEPPFPLKLDGKVIKGFGRGSKDLGIPTANIPIEGLSVGGNENLESGVYYGWAGISTCSATQQNPPSDISSYKLMTSDVHKNLQSILSNGETPSTSSTQGTVYPMVMSIGWNPFYKNTVRSVEVHIMQDFDTDFYGSHMNLLILGFIRPELDYVSKESLIADIKTDIDVAGRSLSRPAYVALARDPYLVEFEGKDELAR